ATACCCGCGTGAGATACAGCCCCTGAGGCGGTGCGGGTGGCGAGGTCTCGAGCGCGGTGTCTGCCTTCAGCAATTCGGCCATCTCCTCCACCGGCCTCCGTCCCAGGCCGATCTCCACGAGCGTTCCTACCAGGTAGCGGACCATGTGGTGGAGGAAGCGGTTCGCCGAGATCCGCAGCTCTATGCCGATTGGCGCCCAGTCGACCCAGCGCGCCTCGGACACCATGCAGCGGTCCCCGCGCTCCTCCTGACCGGCTTTGGCGAAGGCGCGGAAACAGTTGTCGCCGATCAGGAGGTGGGTCGCCTCCGCCATCCTTTCCCGGTCGAGCTCCCGTCCCAGCGGCCAGCACCAGCGGGCGTGGAAGGGAGAGGCGGCCTCCGGGGAGGTGCCGATCCGGTAGACGTACGAACGCGAGCGGGCGTCGTAGCGCGGGTGAAAACGCGGCCTGGCCACGGAGGCATGCGCGACCCAGACGTCCCGCGGCAGCAGCGCGTTCATGGCGCGCCTCAGCTCCGCCGGGGCCCAGCGGACCGGCACGTCCACCGCCGCGACCTGGCCGACTGCGTGCACGCCCCGATCCGTCCGCCCCGAGCCGAGCACCCGTGTGGGTCTGTTGAGCAGCCGAGAGAGCACGCGCTCCAGCTCTCCCTGCACGGTTCGCTCCCGGGCCTGCAGCTGCCACCCGAAGAACTCGGCCCCGTCGTAGTGCAGGGTCAGGCGGATGCGGTGCGTCTCCGGGGTTTCCATGGCGGCGGAAAGCTAGACCCGAGCGGTCGAATGTCAAGCCGCCGCTTGGGTTTCGAACCGCACCGACAAGTTGACACGTTGGCTCGGGGATGACTACAATGCGGCCGCTCGAAGGGCCTGGCCCCGGCACGCCTCACACACCCAGCAAGCGCGAATGACCCAGACCCCCGACATCGAGCTCAGCACCCTGGTTCGCATCGCCTCCGAGCGTTCCCTCACGGTCGAGGAGGCGGAGGCCGCTTTCACCGAGGTGATGGAGGGTCGCGCCACCCCGGTCCAGATCGCGGCGTTGCTGGTGGGAATCCGCGCACGCGGGGCGGTGGCCTCGGAGGTGGCGGGGGGCGTGCGCGCGCTACGGAAGGCGATGGTGGCAGTGAATCCGCTGGGCGAGGGGCCGGTGGTGGATACCTGCGGCACCGGGGGTGGCGGCCTCACCACCTTCAACATCTCCACCGCCGCCGCGCTGGTCGCCTCGGCGGGGGGTGCGCGCGTGGCCAAGCACGGCAATCGCAGTTTCACCTCGCGGTGCGGCAGCGCGGACGTCCTCGAGACGCTCGGCGTCCGGCTGGAGCTCCCCCCGGAGCGGGAGGCTCAGATCCTGGAAGAGACCGGGATCGTCTTCATGTTCGCCCCTCTGCATCATCCGGCCATGAGACACGTGGGACCCGTCCGCCGTGAGCTGGCGATGCCCACGATCATGAACGTGCTAGGGCCGCTGACCAACCCGGCGGGGGCGAAGCGGCAGGTGGTCGGCGTGGCGGATCGGCAGCTTCTCGAGCTGGTAGCCGAGGCGCTCCGCGTCCTTGGTCACGAGCGGGCGCTCGTAGTGCACGGGGAGCCGGGGATGGACGAGTTCAGCCCGCTGGGGCCGACCGAGGTGGTGGAGCTTCGGGAGGGTGAGCTCTCGAGGTGGATCTTTGATCCGCAGCGCGAGCTGGGCTGGGAGACCTACGATCCTACCGAGCTGGCGGGTGGTGAGCGCGAAGAGAACGCCGCGACAGTTGCCGACGTGCTGTCGGGTCGGCTGAGCGGGGGAGCACGTGCGGCCGTCGTGTTGAATGCCGCCGCCGCCCTCTACATCGCTGACCGGGCCTCGAGCATTGCGGAAGGTGTGACCCTGGCGGAATCGCTCCTGGACTCGGGCAAGGCCTGGACGCAACTCGAGCGGCTCCGGAAAGCGTCGACGCAGGAAATCCGGGAAGTCGAGGAGGACGCCCCCTCGTCTTCGTGAGCGTCGGGTACGCCGAATTCCCGATCAGCTGACGATTCCGGACCGCGGATTTTTTCGACCAGTCGATTCCGCGGTCAGCGACTTTCCGGCCCGTTGGCTTTGCGACCAGTCCATCAGCACCGACAGATCAGTCGACCAACACCGCCCGAATCTTCCAGGGGCCGGGAAATACCGGCCGTTCCGCCGGGTGCGGGAAGACGAGCTTCTGCTCGCCCTTGCGGATCGTTCCGATCACGAAGACCCAGTGCTTGGCCCCTTCAGCGCCCTCGCCCGATACCTGCTGTCCAGTACGCATCGCTCCCCCACGTCAATACTTGCGGATGACCGCTACCACGATACCCTGGATCTGCACCTCAGCCTCGTCGTAGTACATCGGCTGCATCGTCGGATTGGCCGGCTGCAGTCGGATTCTTCCGCCAGGCTCGCGATAGAACTTCTTCACCGTGGCGGCATCGCCCCCGATCAGCGCCACCACCATCTCTCCGTTCTCCGCCGTCTGCCGGGAATTCACTACGATGTAGTCGCCGTCGCGGATCTGCTCGTCGATCATCGAGTTGCCCTGGACGCGGAGCACGAAGTTGTTGCCGCGCCGGAGCATGTCGTGAGGCACCGCGATCGTTTCCTGCTGCTCGACCGCTTCGATCGGAAACCCTGCCGCGACCAGCCCGAGCAGCGGGAGCTCCACCGCCAACGTCCCCTCCGCCGGCACCAGCTCCAGCGAGCGGCTCTTGTTGTAGTTCTTCCGCAAATAGCCTTTCTTCTCCAGATTACTGAGGTGCTCGTGCACCGTGGCCAGCGAGGAGTAACCGAAGGCGTTGGCAATCTCTTCGAAGCTCGGAGAGTAGCCGTACGTCTCGATGAAGCTTTCCACGTAGTCCAGGATGTGCTTCTGTCGCTTGGTCAGGGCCATAGATCGCGCGCGGTCTGGGTGAGGTCCTGAAGAGCCGAATAGAGACCGAACCACAGTATACCCGAAACAACGCCGAAGGGCAAGCAATTCGTTGAGTACCGTTCCGGCTTCGGCCGCCTCTCCCGATATCCTCTCGCGCATCGTCGACACCAAGCGGGCCGAAGTCGCGGCTCTGCGGCCGCATGCCGCCGAGCTGCGCGATCGTGCGCGGTGCGCGCCGCCGACCCGCGGCTTCGCGCGCGCACTGCGCCGGCCCGCGGAGGTGCGCCTGCTGGCGGAGATCAAGCGTCGCTCGCCCTCGGCCGGGCCCATTCGGCCGGGCTCGTCGCCCGATCAGGTCGCGACGGACTACCTCCGCGGCGGTGCCGCGGCGCTTTCGGTCTTGACGGACAGGGAGTACTTCGACGGCAGCCTCGAGGCGCTGCAGGCCGCCCGTGCGGCGGTGGACCTCCCCCTGCTGCGAAAGGATTTCACCATCGACCCGGTGCAGGTCTACGAGGCGCGCGCCGCCGGTGCCGATGCCGTGCTGCTCATCGTCCGCATCCTCGAGGACGAGCAGCTGCGGGAGCTACTCGGGTTGGCGGCCGATCTCGGGCTGGATAGCTTGGTCGAGGTGCACGACGCGGAAGAGATGGACCGCGCGCTGGCCGCCGGCGCGACGCTCCTGGGCGTCAACAACCGGGACCTGCGTACCTTTCGCACGGAGCTCGACCTCACGCTTCGTCTGGCTCCCCGGGTGCCCGCGCAGGTGACGCTGGTCGCGGAGAGCGGGATCCGCACGCCCGACGACGTATGCGTTCTCGGAGCGGCTGGCGTCGAC
The Longimicrobiaceae bacterium DNA segment above includes these coding regions:
- the truA gene encoding tRNA pseudouridine(38-40) synthase TruA, which codes for METPETHRIRLTLHYDGAEFFGWQLQARERTVQGELERVLSRLLNRPTRVLGSGRTDRGVHAVGQVAAVDVPVRWAPAELRRAMNALLPRDVWVAHASVARPRFHPRYDARSRSYVYRIGTSPEAASPFHARWCWPLGRELDRERMAEATHLLIGDNCFRAFAKAGQEERGDRCMVSEARWVDWAPIGIELRISANRFLHHMVRYLVGTLVEIGLGRRPVEEMAELLKADTALETSPPAPPQGLYLTRVWYADDGEEADGVEEAGGSTVLPAAPPNH
- the trpD gene encoding anthranilate phosphoribosyltransferase, whose product is MTQTPDIELSTLVRIASERSLTVEEAEAAFTEVMEGRATPVQIAALLVGIRARGAVASEVAGGVRALRKAMVAVNPLGEGPVVDTCGTGGGGLTTFNISTAAALVASAGGARVAKHGNRSFTSRCGSADVLETLGVRLELPPEREAQILEETGIVFMFAPLHHPAMRHVGPVRRELAMPTIMNVLGPLTNPAGAKRQVVGVADRQLLELVAEALRVLGHERALVVHGEPGMDEFSPLGPTEVVELREGELSRWIFDPQRELGWETYDPTELAGGEREENAATVADVLSGRLSGGARAAVVLNAAAALYIADRASSIAEGVTLAESLLDSGKAWTQLERLRKASTQEIREVEEDAPSSS
- the lexA gene encoding transcriptional repressor LexA, with amino-acid sequence MALTKRQKHILDYVESFIETYGYSPSFEEIANAFGYSSLATVHEHLSNLEKKGYLRKNYNKSRSLELVPAEGTLAVELPLLGLVAAGFPIEAVEQQETIAVPHDMLRRGNNFVLRVQGNSMIDEQIRDGDYIVVNSRQTAENGEMVVALIGGDAATVKKFYREPGGRIRLQPANPTMQPMYYDEAEVQIQGIVVAVIRKY
- the trpC gene encoding indole-3-glycerol phosphate synthase TrpC; its protein translation is MSTVPASAASPDILSRIVDTKRAEVAALRPHAAELRDRARCAPPTRGFARALRRPAEVRLLAEIKRRSPSAGPIRPGSSPDQVATDYLRGGAAALSVLTDREYFDGSLEALQAARAAVDLPLLRKDFTIDPVQVYEARAAGADAVLLIVRILEDEQLRELLGLAADLGLDSLVEVHDAEEMDRALAAGATLLGVNNRDLRTFRTELDLTLRLAPRVPAQVTLVAESGIRTPDDVCVLGAAGVDAILVGESLMRQPDLAAAARALTGLPKKPRREER